A window from Solea senegalensis isolate Sse05_10M linkage group LG15, IFAPA_SoseM_1, whole genome shotgun sequence encodes these proteins:
- the LOC122781639 gene encoding cystatin-C-like: MKCQAIFPVFAVLLAVGLAQRMVGGRVDADMNDAAVQDALQFAVLKHNEGSNDAYLSQVASMVRVQKQVVSGVNYFITVRMARTNCTKNNTNEVCAIHQDPALARPYTCTFTVWSQPWVDKMVLLKQEC; this comes from the exons ATGAAGTGTCAAGCCATATTTCCCGTTTTTGCGGTTCTTCTCGCCGTTGGGCTCGCTCAGAGAATGGTCGGGGGCCGCGTAGACGCTGATATGAATGATGCCGCTGTACAGGACGCCCTGCAGTTCGCCGTGCTCAAACACAACGAAGGCAGCAACGACGCGTACCTCAGCCAAGTGGCGAGTATGGTCCGTGTTCAGAAACAG GTTGTCTCTGGAGTCAATTACTTCATCACTGTGAGAATGGCGAGGACCAACTGCACAaagaacaacacaaatgaaGTGTGTGCCATCCACCAGGACCCTGCTTTGGCTCGG CCTTACACGTGCACATTTACTGTGTGGAGTCAACCGTGGGTGGATAAAATGGTGCTGTTAAAACAGGAATGCTAG
- the LOC122781637 gene encoding glycine-N-acyltransferase-like protein 3 — translation MKILNKNELEIAEGVLFKHLPQSYKVYGYLYNINRNKPTTQEVVVDSWPKFKVIICRPDLKIKGVLESRKRVACYGTEEQALRKMLMDDNVIDWSLDFMTGGFDLSQAPILKEVSSVRDVKFRYMCAVHLVYLADSSHLLTPTVDNDLESRISSLDISHVDLVNKTWKFGGNEQSYNTVKHFISNYPSYCITDGQDQPVSWILLYEYCAMGLLYTVPEHRGKGYAKVLVSTMAKRLRAEGHPVFCFIEEDNIISYRLFKNLGFTEDPSYRAGWIHFNYN, via the exons ATGAAGATCCTTAACAAAAACGAGCTGGAGATTGCAGAAGGAGTTCTGTTCAAGCATCTACCTCAGAGTTATAAG gtctACGGATACCTTTATAATATAAACAGGAACAAACCAACTACACAGGAGGTAGTTGTTGATTCATGGCCCAAGTTTAAAGTCATCATTTGCCGACCTGACCTTAAG ATCAAAGGTGTCCTGGAGTCCAGGAAAAGGGTGGCATGCTACGGCACTGAGGAGCAGGCTTTAAGAAAAATGCTGATGGACGATAATGTAATAGACTGGAGTTTGGATTTCATGACAGGAG gATTTGACTTGTCCCAAGCACCCATACTTAAAGAAGTGTCTTCTGTGAGAGATGTTAAGTTTAGATACATGTGTGCGGTTCACCTCGTGTATTTGGCAGACAGCAGCCATCTTCTCACACCAACAGTTGATAA TGATCTTGAATCAAGGATTTCCTCCCTTGACATTTCCCATGTTGACTTGGTGAATAAAACATGGAAGTTTGGAGGGAATGAGCAGAGTTACAACACCGTTAAACATTTCATTAGCAATTATCCGTCGTACTGCATCACTGACGGACAAGATCAGCCGGTGTCCTGGATTCTGTTGTACGAGTACTGTGCCATGGGCCTGTTGTACACTGTGCCAGAGCACAGAGGGAAAGGGTATGCCAAAGTTCTTGTCAGCACTATGGCAAAAAGACTCCGTGCTGAGGGCCACCCAGTCTTCTGCTTCATCGAGGAAGACAACATCATTTCCTACAGGCTCTTTAAAAACCTTGGCTTCACTGAGGATCCCTCATACAGGGCAGGGTGGATTCATTTCAATTACAACTGA
- the LOC122781638 gene encoding glycine N-acyltransferase-like protein 3 isoform X1, producing MKILNKNKLEIAEGVLFKHLPQSYRVYGYLYNINRNKPTTQEVVVDSWPKFKVIICRPDPKIKGVLESRKRVACYSTEEQALRKMLMDDNVIDWSLDFMTGGFDLSQIPILKEVSSVRDVKFRYKSVGRLVYLADSSHLLTPTVDNDLESRISSLDISHVDLVNKTWKFGGNEQSYNTVKHFISNYPSYCITDGQDQPVSWILLYEYCAMGLLYTVPEHRGKGYAKVLVSTMAKRLRAEGHPVFCFIEEDNIISYRLFKNLGFTEDPSYRAGWIHFNYN from the exons ATGAAGATccttaacaaaaacaaactggagATTGCAGAAGGAGTTCTGTTCAAACATCTACCTCAGAGTTATAGG gtctATGGATACCTTTATAATATAAACAGGAACAAACCAACTACACAGGAGGTAGTTGTTGATTCATGGCCCAAGTTTAAAGTCATCATTTGCCGACCTGACCCTAAG ATCAAAGGTGTCCTGGAGTCCAGGAAAAGGGTGGCATGCTACAGCACTGAGGAGCAGGCTTTAAGAAAAATGCTGATGGACGATAATGTAATAGACTGGAGTTTGGATTTCATGACAGGAG gATTTGACTTGTCCCAAATACCCATACTTAAAGAAGTGTCTTCTGTGAGAGATGTTAAGTTTAGATACAAGTCTGTGGGTCGCCTTGTGTATTTGGCAGACAGCAGCCATCTTCTCACACCAACAGTTGATAA TGATCTTGAATCAAGGATTTCCTCCCTTGACATTTCCCATGTTGACTTGGTGAATAAAACATGGAAGTTTGGAGGGAATGAGCAGAGTTACAACACCGTTAAACATTTCATTAGCAATTATCCGTCGTACTGCATCACTGACGGACAAGATCAGCCGGTGTCCTGGATTCTGTTGTACGAGTACTGTGCCATGGGCCTGTTGTACACTGTGCCAGAGCACAGAGGGAAAGGGTATGCCAAAGTTCTTGTCAGCACTATGGCAAAAAGACTCCGTGCTGAGGGCCACCCAGTCTTCTGCTTTATCGAGGAAGACAACATCATTTCCTACAGGCTCTTTAAAAACCTTGGCTTCACTGAGGATCCCTCATACAGGGCAGG GTGGATTCATTTCAATTACAACTGA
- the snx5 gene encoding sorting nexin-5, protein MSSTLDENSKEKMRSVSVDLNNDASLLIDIPDALCERDKVKFTVHTKTTLSSFQKPEFSVPRQHEDFIWLHDTLVETEDYAGLIIPPAPPKPDFESPREKMHKLGEGEATMTKEEYTKMKQELEAEYLAVFKKTVQVHEIFLQRLSSHPILSKDRNFQIFLEYDQDLSVRRKNAKEMFGGFFKNMVKSADEVLISGVKEVDDFFEQEKTFLLDYFSKIKDSTAKAEKMTRAHKNIADDYIHLSATLNTISAEDTTANKKHLEKLSDLFEKLRKVEGRVASDQELKLTELLRYYMRDIQAAKDLLYRRARALADYENSNKALDKARLKSKDIAQAEEHQQHCLQKFDKLSESGKRELTGFKGRRVVAFRKNLIEMAELEIKHAKNNVALLQGCIDLLKSN, encoded by the exons ATGTCGTCCACTTTAGACGAAAACAGCAAGGAGAAG ATgcgctctgtgtctgtggatcTAAACAACGATGCCTCTCTTCTGATTGACATTCCTGATGCACTATGTGAAAGGGATAAAGTCAAGTTTACCGTCCATACAAAG ACCACTCTTAGCTCTTTTCAGAAGCCAGAATTCTCCGTTCCCAGGCAGCATGAAGACTTTATCTGGCTACATGACACTCTGGTTGAGACGGAGGACTATGCTGGCCTAATA ATTCCACCTGCACCCCCAAAGCCTGACTTTGAGAGCCCAAGGGAGAAGATGCATAAACTGGGGGAAGGTGAAGCCACAATGACCAAAGAAGAGTACACTAAAATGAAACAAGAGCTGGAGGC tgaaTACCTGGCTGTGTTCAAGAAGACAGTCCAAGTGCATGAAATCTTCCTGCAGAGATTGTCCTCCCACCCCATTTTAAGCAAAGACAGAAACTTCCAGATTTTCTTAGAGTATGACCAGGAT CTGAGTGTGAGAAGAAAGAATGCTAAGGAAATGTTTGGAGGGttctttaaaaacatggtgaagTCAGCTGATGAGGTCCTAATCTCAGGAGTAAAG GAGGTAGATGATTTTTTTGAGCAGGAGAAGACATTTCTGCTCGACTACTTCAGCAAGATTAAAGACTCCACTGCTAAAGCTGAGAAAATGACCCGTGCACACAAAA ATATTGCAGATGATTACATTCACCTTTCTGCCACTCTGAACACTATCTCAGCTGAGGATACAACAGCTAATAAGAA ACACCTGGAGAAATTGTCAGACCTGTTTGAGAAGCTCAGA AAGGTGGAGGGAAGAGTCGCATCTGACCAGGAGCTGAAACTGACAGAGTTGCTAAGATATTACATGAGAGACATCCAGGCTGCTAAG GACCTTTTATACAGGCGTGCCCGGGCGTTAGCCGACTATGAGAACTCTAACAAAGCTTTAGATAAGGCAAGACTGAAAAGCAAGGACATCGCCCAGGCAGAAGAGCACCAGCAGCACTGCCTGCAGAAATTTGACAAACTGTCAGAATCTGGGAAGAGAG AGCTCACAGGTTTCAAGGGCCGGCGTGTCGTGGCCTTCAGGAAGAACCTCATAGAGATGGCtgaacttgaaataaaacatgccAAG AACAATGTGGCTCTATTGCAGGGATGCATTGACCTGCTCAAGAGtaactga
- the LOC122781558 gene encoding MAD2L1-binding protein, with amino-acid sequence MMQCGRDAAGIFKTMAEVHEVFKLTSSLDDSGSACTTKSVEHGLSRRLSFSSEKDTSAEQDSSTTRTALQSVPDDSRSCRTSAEIVEQHLPTAASTFIDAKNESPSKDISRNCSSNSQQQNVNSSEDKENVATPSSVITADIIHEDTSRDSSLQESDEIANKQHSNTEDNDAEVVKRAQEQGCVDVVFPGTVTQEGCCRFVSEILKCILYQRQQLPMTYDQLLYSQQKRQSSVQDKDTVNRRLVQSADMDGRKCQQTLQDLEEVLQQLEVLFSLSRVPRVLFLMGGSLVLPKELYEINMEALVLAGGDQCLRVSSCLRQLFRTLFVADLLSDTRPVRLMPTTVLVLAHRDCGVGWFRPKLQFKVPACVKKQIIALSTDPSSCKEPRAEVLDWQDYVWFQAPLTIKGFCN; translated from the exons ATGATGCAGTGCGGCAGAGACGCAGCGGGGATATTCAAAACTATGGCAGAAGTCCACGAAGTATTTAAACTTACATCGAGCTTAGACGACTCGGGTAGTGCGTGCACTACTAAAAGTGTGGAACATGGCTTAAGTCGACGACTATCGTTTTCTTCAGAAAAGGACACGAGCGCTGAACAGGACTCGAGTACAACACGAACAGCTTTACAAAGTGTTCCCGACGACTCGCGTTCATGCCGAACTTCTGCGGAAATCGTCGAACAGCACTTGCCAACGGCCGCAAGCACGTTTATAGATGCGAAAAATGAATCGCCATCGAAAGACATATCCCGTAATTGTAGTTCAAATTCCCAGcaacagaatgtaaacagtagCGAAGACAAGGAAAACGTCGCTACGCCCTCTTCAGTCATCACTGCAG ACATTATCCACGAGGACACTTCACGTGACAGCAGTTTGCAAGAATCTGATGAGATTGCCAataaacaacacagcaacactgaggACAATGACGCTGAGGTGGTGAAAAGAGCACAGGAGCAAGGCTGTGTGGATGTCGTCTTTCCTGGCACTGTAACCCAAGAAGGCTGCTGCCGCTTCGTCAGTGAGATCCTCAAGTGCATTCTCTATCAGCGGCAGCAGCTACCCATGACGTATGATCAGCTGCTGTATTCTCAACAGAAACGGCAATCCTCTGTGCAG gacaaagacacagtgaaTCGCAGGCTGGTGCAGTCTGCAGACATGGACGGGCGGAAGTGTCAGCAAACTCTACAGGATCTAGAGGAGGTGTTACAGCAGCTGGAGGTGCTTTTTTCTCTAAGCAGGGTACCCCGTGTGCTGTTCCTCATGGGTGGCTCCCTTGTCCTGCCCAAAGAACTGTATGAGATAAACATGGAGGCACTGGTTTTGGCAGGGGGAGATCAATGCCTACGGGTCTCTTCATGCTTAAGGCAACTGTTCCGCACACTTTTTGTGGCTGACCTTTTGTCTGACACCAGACCTGTTCGTTTAATGCCCACCACGGTCTTGGTGCTGGCTCACAGGGATTGCGGAGTCGGTTGGTTCCGTCCGAAACTGCAATTTAAAGTGCCGGCTTGTGTAAAGAAGCAAATTATTGCTCTGTCTACAGATCCCAGCTCCTGTAAGGAACCGAGAGCAGAGGTGTTGGACTGGCAGGATTATGTGTGGTTTCAGGCACCGTTGACCATCAAGGGATTCTGTAACTGA
- the mgme1 gene encoding mitochondrial genome maintenance exonuclease 1 has product MFIRNHVTSVVAIMYQCTSLPMRNFSVCRYLSSPKRRSSYSLVDSERYSSLVKSVMSSKVSSQTPETLLAEDEHIYGRIVKAHIPPTVSEMREPKSLHPFLLHEKTEETDEAESAPPLRIILKRGQDRASIPSVTRVLQQTLSSEQIFYLERWKKKMIAELGEDGFKEYSQNLFRQGKRFHTALDDILMSDATQKDEYASDTLELPPEIQGYVESISHILEDVSAVRAIESTVQHDTLKYLGIVDCVARYRGVLCVIDWKTSEKPKPFLSNTYDNPIQVAAYAGALNNDGNYKYQVEHGLIVVAYKDGSPAHAHKLSSELMLQYWNIWLQRLEKFTELSSSHVSSAFSQKK; this is encoded by the exons ATGTTTATTCGTAATCATGTGACGTCTGTAGTTGCCATCATGTACCAGTGCACCTCCCTCCCTATGAGAAACTTCTCTGTCTGCCGATACCTAAGCTCCCCAAAAAGACGCAGCTCATACAGTTTAGTAGACAGTGAGCGGTACTCCTCTCTCGTAAAGTCGGTCATGTCCTCCAAAGTCAGCTCCCAAACTCCAGAGACTCTACTTGCGGAAGATGAGCACATCTATGGACGCATAGTCAAGGCTCATATACCCCCCACAGTGTCCGAGATGAGGGAACCTAAATCCCTCCATCCGTTCTTGCTTCATGAAAAGACTGAAGAAACAGACGAGGCAGAGTCAGCACCTCCACTACGGATCATTCTAAAAAGGGGTCAAGACAGGGCTTCCATACCGAGTGTGACGCGTGTTCTTCAGCAGACGCTTTCCTCGGAACAGATCTTTTatctggagagatggaagaagaaaatgattgCGGAACTTGGAGAAGATGGCTTCAAGGAGTACAGTCAAA ACTTATTTAGGCAAGGGAAACGTTTCCATACAGCACTGGATGACATTCTGATGTCAGATGCAACACAGAAGGACGAATATGCTTCGGACACACTAGAGCTTCCTCCTGAAATTCAGGGTTACGTGGAGAGCATCTCTCACATACTGGAAGATGTTAGTGCTGTGAGAGCTATTGAAAGCACTGTACAACATGACACCTTAAAGTATCTGGGAATTGTGGATTGTGTTGCTCGCTACAG AGGTGTACTTTGTGTTATTGACTGGAAGACGTCAGAAAAGCCAAAGCCATTCCTGAGCAACACGTACGACAACCCCATTCAAGTGGCAGCCTATGCTGGGGCTCTGAACAACGACGGCAACTACAAATACCAG GTTGAACATGGACTCATTGTAGTGGCCTATAAGGATGGCTCACCAGCACACGCTCATAAGTTGAGCTCAGAGCTGATGCTGCAGTACTGGAACATTTGGTTGCAACGTCTTGAGAAGTTTACAGAACTGAG TTCCAGTCACGTGTCAAGTGCCTTCTCGCAAAAGAAATGA
- the LOC122781638 gene encoding glycine N-acyltransferase-like protein 3 isoform X2 — translation MKILNKNKLEIAEGVLFKHLPQSYRIKGVLESRKRVACYSTEEQALRKMLMDDNVIDWSLDFMTGGFDLSQIPILKEVSSVRDVKFRYKSVGRLVYLADSSHLLTPTVDNDLESRISSLDISHVDLVNKTWKFGGNEQSYNTVKHFISNYPSYCITDGQDQPVSWILLYEYCAMGLLYTVPEHRGKGYAKVLVSTMAKRLRAEGHPVFCFIEEDNIISYRLFKNLGFTEDPSYRAGWIHFNYN, via the exons ATGAAGATccttaacaaaaacaaactggagATTGCAGAAGGAGTTCTGTTCAAACATCTACCTCAGAGTTATAGG ATCAAAGGTGTCCTGGAGTCCAGGAAAAGGGTGGCATGCTACAGCACTGAGGAGCAGGCTTTAAGAAAAATGCTGATGGACGATAATGTAATAGACTGGAGTTTGGATTTCATGACAGGAG gATTTGACTTGTCCCAAATACCCATACTTAAAGAAGTGTCTTCTGTGAGAGATGTTAAGTTTAGATACAAGTCTGTGGGTCGCCTTGTGTATTTGGCAGACAGCAGCCATCTTCTCACACCAACAGTTGATAA TGATCTTGAATCAAGGATTTCCTCCCTTGACATTTCCCATGTTGACTTGGTGAATAAAACATGGAAGTTTGGAGGGAATGAGCAGAGTTACAACACCGTTAAACATTTCATTAGCAATTATCCGTCGTACTGCATCACTGACGGACAAGATCAGCCGGTGTCCTGGATTCTGTTGTACGAGTACTGTGCCATGGGCCTGTTGTACACTGTGCCAGAGCACAGAGGGAAAGGGTATGCCAAAGTTCTTGTCAGCACTATGGCAAAAAGACTCCGTGCTGAGGGCCACCCAGTCTTCTGCTTTATCGAGGAAGACAACATCATTTCCTACAGGCTCTTTAAAAACCTTGGCTTCACTGAGGATCCCTCATACAGGGCAGG GTGGATTCATTTCAATTACAACTGA